The following are from one region of the Candidatus Poribacteria bacterium genome:
- a CDS encoding L-glyceraldehyde 3-phosphate reductase, whose amino-acid sequence MRSFAPDRYEPMSYRRCGASGLHLPAVSLGLWQSLGEAGNDDVCREVMFTAFDHGVTHFDLANNYGPPPGNSETVAGRILKEMPRDELIISSKAGYRMWPGPYGDFGSKKYLVASLDQSLKRLQLDYVDIFYHHRPDPGTPLDETMGALDLVVKQGKALYAGVSNYSGTQFRNAVETIQRHDWSPLTIHQPYYNMLGRGVESDLLPHTAAAGTGVIPFCPLAQGVLTDRYLDGLPADSRQGRRGESGQRWYAEQEAAGVWDRVRSLREIARERGQTVAQMAITWQLRDDRITSVLIGASSSAQIVENVAAATAPRLTDEELRRIDAVLRQGR is encoded by the coding sequence ATGCGTTCCTTCGCACCGGATCGATACGAGCCGATGTCCTACCGTCGCTGCGGCGCGAGCGGCCTTCACCTGCCGGCAGTGTCGCTGGGTCTGTGGCAATCTCTCGGCGAGGCCGGGAACGACGACGTGTGCCGCGAGGTGATGTTCACGGCGTTCGATCACGGCGTCACGCACTTCGATCTGGCGAACAACTACGGACCGCCTCCCGGCAACAGCGAGACCGTCGCGGGACGCATTCTCAAGGAGATGCCGCGCGACGAGCTCATCATCTCGTCCAAGGCAGGCTATCGGATGTGGCCCGGGCCCTACGGCGACTTCGGGAGCAAGAAGTACCTCGTCGCGAGCCTCGACCAGTCGCTGAAGCGGCTACAGCTCGACTACGTCGATATCTTCTACCACCATCGACCCGACCCGGGCACGCCGCTGGACGAAACGATGGGAGCGCTCGATCTCGTCGTGAAACAGGGGAAGGCGCTCTACGCCGGTGTCAGCAACTACAGCGGAACCCAGTTCCGGAACGCCGTCGAGACGATTCAGCGCCACGACTGGTCGCCTCTCACGATCCATCAGCCCTACTACAACATGCTGGGGCGCGGCGTGGAGTCGGACCTGCTGCCGCACACGGCTGCGGCGGGCACTGGCGTCATCCCGTTTTGCCCGCTAGCGCAGGGCGTCTTGACGGATCGCTACCTCGATGGGCTGCCAGCGGACTCGCGACAAGGACGTCGCGGCGAGAGCGGTCAACGGTGGTACGCGGAGCAGGAGGCGGCAGGAGTGTGGGACCGTGTTCGCTCGCTCCGTGAGATCGCTCGTGAACGCGGGCAGACGGTCGCTCAGATGGCGATCACGTGGCAGTTGCGCGACGACCGCATCACGAGCGTGTTGATCGGAGCCAGCAGCAGCGCCCAGATCGTCGAAAACGTCGCGGCGGCGACGGCTCCGCGTCTTACGGACGAAGAGCTCCGTCGGATCGATGCCGTGCTTCGGCAAGGACGGTAG